A window of Ictidomys tridecemlineatus isolate mIctTri1 chromosome 1, mIctTri1.hap1, whole genome shotgun sequence contains these coding sequences:
- the Dcp2 gene encoding m7GpppN-mRNA hydrolase isoform X2 has protein sequence MQNTPGLPQCGIRDFAKAVFNHCPFLLPQGEDVEKILDEWKEYKMGVPTYGAIILDETLENVLLVQGYLAKSGWGFPKGKVNKEEAPHDCAAREVFEETGFDIKDYICKDDYIELRINDQLARLYIIPGIPKDTKFNPKTRREIRNIEWFSIEKLPCHRNDMTPKSKLGLAPNKFFMAIPFIRPLRDWLSRRFGDSSDSDNGFSSAGSTPAKPTVEKLSRTKFRHSQQLFPEGSPGDQWVKHRQPLQQKPYNSHSEMSDLLKAKSMRGNGRKQYQDSPNQKKRTNGVHSQPPKQQNPLMKCEKKLHPRKLQDNFETDAVYDLPCSSEDQLLEHVEGQSVACNGHCKFPFSSRTFLSFKFDHNAIMKILDL, from the exons ATGCAGAACACACCAGGATTACCTCAGTGTGGGATAAGAGACTTTGCAAAAGCTG TCTTCAATCATTGTCCATTTTTGCTGCCTCAAGGTGAAGATGTGGAAAAAATTTTGGATGAATGGAAGGAATATAAAATGGGAGTACCAACATATGGTGCAATTATTCTTGATGAGACACTTGAAAAT GTACTACTGGTTCAGGGGTACTTAGCAAAATCAGGCTGGGGATTTccaaaaggaaaagtaaataaagaagaaGCTCCTCATGATTGTGCTGCTAGAGAG gtctttgaagAAACTGGTTTTGATATCAAAGACTATATTTGTAAGGATGATTACATTGAACTTCGGATCAATGATCAACTTGCTCGTTTGTACATCATTCCAGGAATTCCAAAAGACACTAAATTTAATCCAAAAACTAGAAGAGAAATTCGG AATATTGAGTGGTTCTCCATTGAGAAATTGCCCTGTCATAGAAATGATATGACCCCCAAATCCAAACTTGGCTTGGCACCTAACAAATTTTTTATGGCCATTCCCTTTATCAG ACCATTAAGGGACTGGCTTTCTCGAAGATTTGGGGATTCCTCAGATAGTGATAATGGATTTTCCTCTGCTGGTAGCACACCCGCTAAACCCACTGTGGAAAAATTGag TCGAACCAAATTCCGCCACAGTCAGCAGTTGTTTCCTGAAGGTTCTCCTGGCGACCAGTGGGTAAAACACAGACAGCCACTGCAGCAAAAGCCATACAATAGCCATTCTGAAATGTCTGACCTTTTAAAAGCAAAG AGTATGAGGGGAAATGGCAGAAAACAGTATCAAGATTCACCTaatcagaagaaaagaacaaacGGTGTCCATAGCCAGCCACCAAAGCAGCAGAATCCCTTGATG aaatgtgaaaagaaaCTGCATCCACGAAAACTTCAGGATAACTTTGAAACAG ATGCTGTATATGACCTGCCTTGTTCCAGTGAAGACCAGTTACTAGAACATGTTGAGGGACAGTCTGTGGCATGTAATGGACATTGCAAGTTCCCCTTTTCATCCAGAACTTTTTTGAGTTTCAAATTTGACCATAATGCTATAATGAAAATCTTGGACCTTTGA
- the Dcp2 gene encoding m7GpppN-mRNA hydrolase isoform X1 produces the protein METKRVEIPGSVLDDLCSRFILHIPSEERDNAIRVCFQIELAHWFYLDFYMQNTPGLPQCGIRDFAKAVFNHCPFLLPQGEDVEKILDEWKEYKMGVPTYGAIILDETLENVLLVQGYLAKSGWGFPKGKVNKEEAPHDCAAREVFEETGFDIKDYICKDDYIELRINDQLARLYIIPGIPKDTKFNPKTRREIRNIEWFSIEKLPCHRNDMTPKSKLGLAPNKFFMAIPFIRPLRDWLSRRFGDSSDSDNGFSSAGSTPAKPTVEKLSRTKFRHSQQLFPEGSPGDQWVKHRQPLQQKPYNSHSEMSDLLKAKSMRGNGRKQYQDSPNQKKRTNGVHSQPPKQQNPLMKCEKKLHPRKLQDNFETDAVYDLPCSSEDQLLEHVEGQSVACNGHCKFPFSSRTFLSFKFDHNAIMKILDL, from the exons CCGATTTATTTTGCATATTCCCAGCGAGGAAAGAGACAATGCAATCAGAGTGTGTTTTCAGATTGAACTTGCCCATTGGTTTTACTTGGATTTCTACATGCAGAACACACCAGGATTACCTCAGTGTGGGATAAGAGACTTTGCAAAAGCTG TCTTCAATCATTGTCCATTTTTGCTGCCTCAAGGTGAAGATGTGGAAAAAATTTTGGATGAATGGAAGGAATATAAAATGGGAGTACCAACATATGGTGCAATTATTCTTGATGAGACACTTGAAAAT GTACTACTGGTTCAGGGGTACTTAGCAAAATCAGGCTGGGGATTTccaaaaggaaaagtaaataaagaagaaGCTCCTCATGATTGTGCTGCTAGAGAG gtctttgaagAAACTGGTTTTGATATCAAAGACTATATTTGTAAGGATGATTACATTGAACTTCGGATCAATGATCAACTTGCTCGTTTGTACATCATTCCAGGAATTCCAAAAGACACTAAATTTAATCCAAAAACTAGAAGAGAAATTCGG AATATTGAGTGGTTCTCCATTGAGAAATTGCCCTGTCATAGAAATGATATGACCCCCAAATCCAAACTTGGCTTGGCACCTAACAAATTTTTTATGGCCATTCCCTTTATCAG ACCATTAAGGGACTGGCTTTCTCGAAGATTTGGGGATTCCTCAGATAGTGATAATGGATTTTCCTCTGCTGGTAGCACACCCGCTAAACCCACTGTGGAAAAATTGag TCGAACCAAATTCCGCCACAGTCAGCAGTTGTTTCCTGAAGGTTCTCCTGGCGACCAGTGGGTAAAACACAGACAGCCACTGCAGCAAAAGCCATACAATAGCCATTCTGAAATGTCTGACCTTTTAAAAGCAAAG AGTATGAGGGGAAATGGCAGAAAACAGTATCAAGATTCACCTaatcagaagaaaagaacaaacGGTGTCCATAGCCAGCCACCAAAGCAGCAGAATCCCTTGATG aaatgtgaaaagaaaCTGCATCCACGAAAACTTCAGGATAACTTTGAAACAG ATGCTGTATATGACCTGCCTTGTTCCAGTGAAGACCAGTTACTAGAACATGTTGAGGGACAGTCTGTGGCATGTAATGGACATTGCAAGTTCCCCTTTTCATCCAGAACTTTTTTGAGTTTCAAATTTGACCATAATGCTATAATGAAAATCTTGGACCTTTGA